The following proteins are encoded in a genomic region of Candidatus Diapherotrites archaeon:
- the tmk gene encoding dTMP kinase: MSVIFPFRWLVLKGKLIVFEGIDGSGKSSQSRLFFRRLRKKNVPGVFMAFPRYKTFFGSLISKYLNGGFGNPYRMAPEVCMMLYSIDKYSASAKIRKELEAGKMVVLDRFVASNLAYQSAKYTDEKKQAEFIEWAKNVEGRFPKPDLTVLLDVPASMSRKLMKDKKKDLHELNFSYMERVRRIYLRLAEKENWLVVDCMESGKKIKSIAEVSDEVWKKISAKIKIK; this comes from the coding sequence TTGTCAGTTATCTTCCCGTTCCGGTGGCTGGTTTTGAAGGGCAAACTCATAGTTTTCGAGGGAATTGACGGTTCGGGGAAGTCCTCGCAGTCGAGGCTTTTTTTCAGGCGCCTGCGCAAAAAAAACGTTCCAGGCGTTTTCATGGCGTTTCCGCGCTACAAGACATTTTTCGGCTCGCTGATTTCAAAATACCTTAATGGCGGCTTCGGCAACCCTTACAGGATGGCGCCGGAAGTGTGCATGATGCTTTACTCTATTGACAAGTATTCCGCGTCCGCAAAAATCCGCAAGGAACTCGAAGCGGGAAAAATGGTCGTCCTGGACAGGTTTGTGGCCTCGAACCTCGCGTACCAGAGCGCAAAGTACACTGACGAAAAAAAGCAGGCGGAATTCATTGAATGGGCGAAAAACGTGGAAGGCAGGTTTCCCAAGCCCGACCTCACTGTACTGCTTGACGTTCCGGCTTCTATGTCGAGGAAGCTGATGAAGGACAAGAAAAAGGACTTGCATGAACTGAACTTTTCGTACATGGAGCGCGTCCGCAGGATTTACCTGCGCCTTGCTGAAAAGGAAAACTGGCTCGTAGTGGACTGCATGGAGTCCGGCAAGAAAATCAAGTCCATTGCAGAAGTGTCGGATGAGGTCTGGAAAAAAATTTCGGCAAAGATTAAGATTAAATAA
- a CDS encoding peptidyl-tRNA hydrolase, protein MTEYKQAIVVRKDLKLGVGKTCAQVAHASLEAVEKTSAKKPGWVEEWKASGQAKVVLKVGSRNELLELFESAKKLLPCALIKDAGRTQIEAGEATCIAIGPAPDSEIDRFTSSLKLL, encoded by the coding sequence TTGACTGAATATAAACAGGCAATTGTTGTAAGAAAAGATTTGAAACTTGGTGTCGGGAAAACTTGTGCCCAAGTAGCGCACGCAAGCCTTGAGGCAGTCGAAAAAACTTCGGCAAAAAAGCCGGGCTGGGTCGAGGAGTGGAAGGCTTCCGGCCAGGCGAAGGTCGTGCTCAAAGTTGGAAGCAGAAATGAACTGCTTGAGCTGTTCGAGTCCGCGAAAAAGCTTTTGCCGTGCGCGCTGATAAAGGATGCGGGAAGGACGCAGATTGAAGCGGGGGAAGCGACGTGCATTGCAATCGGCCCGGCTCCGGATTCCGAAATCGACAGGTTCACTTCGAGCCTGAAACTACTCTGA
- a CDS encoding DNA primase, protein MAKTYINNVKYMIKAKFEINGVVDKHDIIGAVFGQSEGLIGDDLDLRELQKNGKIGRIEINSTTVEGKTAGELFVPSSMDMVKTSILAAAIETVEKVGPWESKFEILTIDDTRSAKRKEIIERSKELLKKLNMTLPQAQELAEEIKEDVWAADIVSYGTDNLSAGPDIDSSNEIILVEGRADVLNLLRNQVRNVIAVEGSTVSPTIIELCSKKSITVFFDGDRGGLLNLRRLQQSAKVDFVAKAPEGKEVEELTRKEIVMALRKKIPISEMNLGPEQPSTGFEERSFDRPMRSDMHGGMRSRGPGRFSPRPQHGPRTGGFGGRPPFEPRQGFGGRPSRFSSRPQRGGGRPGAPRMRMSFSRTTEAPEKREIPANLPPEAAEFSDAMREIKDSLKARLLDSQKNAIAEVPVRDLLKTIKSEKGIDTVIFDGVVTKRLVDEAVKSGVKTIVGVKKGSVPETPEIKIITLS, encoded by the coding sequence ATGGCAAAAACTTACATAAACAACGTAAAGTACATGATAAAGGCCAAGTTTGAGATAAACGGCGTCGTGGACAAGCATGACATCATCGGCGCGGTTTTCGGCCAGTCCGAAGGCCTTATCGGCGACGACCTCGATTTGAGGGAACTGCAGAAGAACGGCAAAATCGGCAGGATTGAAATCAACAGCACCACTGTTGAAGGAAAAACCGCCGGCGAACTTTTTGTTCCAAGCTCGATGGACATGGTCAAGACAAGCATCCTTGCGGCCGCAATTGAAACTGTTGAAAAGGTCGGCCCCTGGGAGTCGAAATTCGAGATTCTCACGATTGACGACACTCGCAGCGCGAAACGCAAGGAAATAATCGAAAGGTCGAAGGAACTGCTGAAAAAGCTGAACATGACATTACCGCAGGCGCAGGAGCTCGCGGAAGAGATAAAGGAGGACGTCTGGGCAGCCGACATAGTTTCTTACGGCACGGACAACCTTTCAGCCGGCCCCGACATTGACAGTTCAAACGAAATAATCCTGGTCGAAGGCAGGGCGGATGTCCTGAATCTTTTGCGCAACCAGGTGAGAAACGTGATTGCGGTCGAAGGCTCCACAGTAAGCCCGACAATAATAGAGCTGTGCTCGAAAAAAAGCATCACGGTTTTCTTTGACGGCGACCGGGGCGGGCTGTTGAACCTGAGAAGGCTCCAGCAGTCGGCGAAAGTCGACTTTGTCGCAAAGGCGCCGGAAGGCAAGGAAGTCGAAGAGCTCACGAGAAAGGAAATCGTCATGGCGCTCCGCAAAAAAATTCCGATAAGCGAAATGAACCTCGGTCCAGAGCAGCCTTCAACAGGCTTTGAGGAAAGGTCCTTTGACAGGCCAATGCGCTCCGACATGCATGGCGGCATGAGAAGCAGGGGTCCTGGAAGGTTTTCACCGCGCCCACAGCACGGGCCGAGAACAGGCGGCTTCGGCGGAAGACCTCCGTTTGAGCCGAGGCAGGGCTTCGGCGGAAGGCCAAGCAGGTTTTCCTCACGCCCACAGAGAGGCGGCGGAAGGCCGGGCGCGCCGAGAATGAGAATGTCTTTCTCGCGCACAACCGAAGCGCCCGAGAAAAGGGAAATACCGGCAAACCTGCCGCCGGAAGCGGCGGAATTCTCCGATGCAATGCGCGAAATAAAGGATTCCTTGAAGGCAAGGCTCCTGGACTCGCAGAAAAACGCGATCGCGGAAGTGCCTGTAAGGGATTTGCTGAAGACAATCAAATCCGAAAAGGGCATTGACACGGTCATTTTCGACGGTGTCGTGACCAAAAGGCTTGTTGACGAGGCAGTGAAAAGCGGGGTCAAAACCATTGTCGGCGTTAAAAAGGGCAGCGTTCCGGAAACACCGGAAATCAAAATCATAACGCTGTCTTAA
- a CDS encoding 50S ribosome-binding GTPase, with the protein MKGGFFARLSKVVESSDIILEVLDARFPELTRNRDLEEKVRASGKRLLFVINKSDFASKRHAEAQKKLLSQEAETFFVSAKKRQGISLLRNRLFALAEKKRCVCAVVGYPNTGKSSLINILVGRRVAGTSKKAGFTRGERLVRVSKNLLLFDSPGTIPFDENDEFRLMLVNAKTAEQLSDPETAGVQLAEFIVSSRPDFFEKSFGLQGTDAEALLEAFALKKGFLLSGGRPDSVAAAKFLVMQWQSGKIRF; encoded by the coding sequence ATGAAGGGCGGCTTTTTTGCGAGGCTTTCAAAGGTTGTCGAATCGTCAGACATAATTCTCGAAGTTTTGGATGCAAGGTTTCCGGAACTGACACGGAACAGGGACCTCGAGGAAAAAGTGCGGGCTTCCGGCAAAAGGCTTTTGTTCGTGATAAATAAATCCGACTTTGCCTCGAAGCGCCATGCGGAAGCGCAGAAAAAACTCCTGTCACAGGAAGCGGAAACTTTTTTCGTTTCCGCGAAAAAGCGGCAGGGTATCTCCCTGCTCAGGAACAGGCTTTTCGCCCTGGCTGAAAAAAAGCGGTGCGTGTGCGCTGTCGTCGGCTACCCGAACACCGGCAAGAGTTCGCTTATCAACATTCTGGTCGGCAGGAGGGTTGCCGGCACTTCCAAAAAAGCCGGTTTCACGCGCGGCGAAAGGCTTGTCCGCGTCTCGAAAAACCTGCTGCTGTTTGATTCGCCCGGCACAATCCCGTTCGACGAAAACGACGAGTTCAGGCTCATGCTCGTGAACGCGAAAACCGCGGAACAGCTTTCCGATCCCGAAACCGCGGGAGTGCAGCTTGCAGAATTTATTGTTTCATCCCGGCCGGATTTTTTTGAAAAAAGTTTCGGCCTGCAGGGCACGGATGCCGAGGCATTGCTTGAGGCGTTTGCCCTGAAAAAGGGCTTTCTGCTTTCCGGCGGCAGGCCCGACTCTGTTGCGGCGGCAAAGTTTCTGGTAATGCAGTGGCAGTCGGGCAAAATAAGGTTTTAA
- a CDS encoding ATP-binding protein, which produces MADEREIGTVISSFEGPSPNLVDFVVTHGIVHRGQFVELDYSEGTMVCLVNDVIKTNRYFERADSVKEFESSGTKMLEQFPIGEWEYLLAKTRPLGVFADGMIKRPSYPPSPGTKVRISDRENLKKFLGFDLQSGLEIGSVEYHDLPVKLNLSGLLKKHLAVLAMSGSGKSYGVSVLLEELLSRKKEFGRIATIVMDPHGEYSSFAEPVKEKGFEDFSSVTRLVKARNIQIGVPRLDVNLISGIIPGLSHAQKRDLGRVLSQLKQEMRDGLGPFDLAMVRLKIARDSEIKEATKAALVGWVDGLEDLHLFGKTDNPGVAELAKPGTLTIVDLSDIVDLKKKQVIVGYFARKLFHERREKAIPPFLFILEEAHQFCPEKASEEKAVARGIIRTIAREGRKFGASLCLISQRPVQLDTTTLSQCNTHIILRITNPYDLKHIGETSEGIDARTQSMISSLRVGEGIIVGEAVSFPVFFKFRKRRSAPSRHEFSLEQAAIDFENSEGKNREEAESFL; this is translated from the coding sequence GTGGCTGATGAAAGGGAAATCGGAACCGTGATTTCAAGCTTTGAGGGCCCGTCGCCTAACCTTGTCGATTTTGTCGTCACGCACGGAATCGTGCATCGCGGCCAGTTTGTCGAACTCGATTACAGCGAAGGAACGATGGTCTGCCTTGTCAACGACGTGATAAAGACAAACCGCTATTTCGAGCGAGCCGACTCGGTCAAGGAATTTGAAAGCTCGGGCACGAAAATGCTTGAACAGTTTCCGATCGGGGAATGGGAATACCTTCTCGCAAAGACACGGCCATTGGGGGTTTTCGCGGACGGAATGATCAAAAGGCCGAGTTATCCGCCAAGCCCAGGCACTAAAGTCAGGATTTCTGACAGGGAAAATCTCAAAAAATTCCTCGGGTTTGATTTGCAGTCCGGCCTTGAAATCGGTTCGGTGGAATACCACGACCTGCCCGTCAAGCTGAATCTGAGCGGCCTCCTCAAAAAGCACCTTGCTGTTTTGGCCATGAGCGGCAGCGGCAAGTCGTATGGTGTTTCCGTCCTGCTCGAGGAACTGCTTTCGCGCAAAAAAGAATTCGGCCGCATCGCGACAATCGTCATGGACCCGCACGGCGAATACAGCTCGTTTGCCGAGCCCGTGAAAGAAAAGGGCTTTGAGGATTTTTCCTCAGTGACCAGGCTTGTGAAAGCCAGGAACATCCAGATTGGCGTGCCGAGGCTGGACGTGAACCTGATTTCAGGAATCATTCCCGGTTTGAGCCACGCGCAAAAACGCGACCTTGGAAGGGTTTTGTCCCAGCTCAAGCAGGAAATGCGCGATGGCCTCGGCCCATTCGACCTTGCAATGGTGCGCTTGAAAATTGCCAGGGACAGTGAAATAAAGGAAGCCACGAAAGCCGCACTCGTAGGCTGGGTTGACGGTTTGGAAGATTTGCATCTTTTCGGCAAAACCGACAATCCCGGAGTGGCAGAGCTTGCCAAACCCGGAACGCTTACAATCGTTGACCTGTCAGACATTGTTGACCTGAAAAAAAAGCAGGTCATTGTCGGCTATTTTGCGAGAAAGCTTTTCCACGAAAGGCGCGAAAAAGCCATTCCGCCGTTTTTGTTCATTCTGGAAGAAGCGCACCAATTCTGTCCGGAAAAGGCTTCGGAGGAAAAGGCTGTAGCGCGCGGCATCATCCGAACCATTGCACGCGAAGGAAGGAAATTCGGCGCTTCGCTGTGCCTGATTTCGCAGAGGCCCGTGCAATTGGACACTACCACGCTGTCGCAGTGCAACACTCACATAATTTTGCGCATAACCAACCCATATGATTTGAAGCACATCGGCGAAACCTCCGAGGGCATCGACGCCAGAACCCAGTCAATGATTTCCTCTCTCAGGGTCGGTGAAGGGATTATCGTCGGCGAAGCAGTCAGCTTTCCGGTTTTCTTCAAGTTCCGGAAACGCAGGAGCGCGCCAAGCCGGCACGAGTTTTCATTGGAGCAGGCCGCAATCGACTTTGAAAACAGCGAAGGCAAAAACCGCGAGGAAGCGGAAAGCTTTTTGTAA
- a CDS encoding AAA family ATPase, translating into MIKRVLLENWKTHSRSELFFGQGTNVLVGRMGAGKTSVMDAICFALFGTFPSLNSRRVSLDEVVMNKPNQMDFCRVEMDFDYAGKSFAVERTINFGKKANEAKLFCAGKLVAGPSVSDVTKRIEDTIELDFELFSRAVYSEQNELDFFLRMSPAQRKAKFDELLDLEKYENARAAASTASSRLKAQAKDRQRVVEKIGQDATKADLESLRKRLGEKAGLEEKYLAEKLSKESELEKAEKLLVELEKSEAEARQLNESLIRAVAGLEEARKGIERARKMLAGRNAGEIRKILGEKEAVAKDIDEKEIPELESELKNRFNESNAVFRKSELCRSKISDLKKKSERLAGLEAVCPTCYRELSDGDRKSVIGANESEKASLEKELAALAGELEKSEGRKNKAEENARAAMKRLSLEKDGIRETKTLLAEALELEKKEADSRSMEEKASEFRKLVSGQKFSPEDLKAARKKAGDCDSALKVIGKGIESNRELMKTIEAAIEKAEATLQVAESMKQEIVSLENASRDLSVFVNALSSAQAELRQTMIESVNEALADIWPRVYPYRDYVGARLEIVDGNYELKARHFSGAWTRIDGILSGGERSSAAICVRIAFSLVLTQNLGIIILDEPTHNLDSSAVEALTTMLKTHLPRLVGQVFIITHDKEMEKAASSSLYQLDREKDCAEATKIISAETQ; encoded by the coding sequence ATGATTAAGCGCGTCCTGCTTGAAAACTGGAAAACGCATTCCAGGAGCGAACTGTTTTTCGGCCAGGGCACGAACGTGCTTGTAGGCAGGATGGGCGCCGGCAAAACGAGCGTGATGGACGCAATCTGCTTTGCCTTGTTCGGAACATTTCCCTCATTGAACTCGCGCAGGGTTTCGCTTGACGAGGTTGTAATGAACAAGCCCAACCAGATGGACTTCTGCAGGGTTGAAATGGACTTCGATTATGCAGGAAAAAGCTTTGCCGTCGAAAGGACGATAAATTTCGGGAAAAAGGCGAATGAGGCTAAATTGTTCTGCGCGGGAAAGCTTGTTGCCGGGCCGAGCGTTTCAGACGTGACCAAAAGAATCGAGGACACGATTGAACTGGATTTCGAGCTGTTTTCAAGGGCCGTCTACTCCGAGCAGAATGAACTGGACTTTTTTTTGAGGATGTCGCCTGCGCAGAGAAAGGCGAAATTCGACGAGCTTTTGGACCTGGAAAAATACGAGAATGCGCGGGCGGCGGCTTCGACCGCCTCAAGCAGGCTCAAGGCGCAGGCCAAGGACCGGCAGAGAGTAGTGGAAAAAATCGGGCAGGACGCGACCAAGGCCGACCTTGAAAGCCTCAGGAAACGGCTTGGCGAAAAAGCCGGGTTGGAGGAAAAGTATCTGGCGGAAAAGCTTTCGAAGGAATCCGAACTCGAAAAGGCGGAAAAACTTCTAGTGGAACTTGAAAAATCCGAGGCCGAGGCAAGGCAATTGAATGAGAGCCTCATCAGGGCCGTTGCCGGCCTGGAAGAGGCGAGAAAGGGAATTGAGCGCGCGAGGAAAATGCTTGCGGGCAGGAATGCCGGGGAAATCCGGAAAATCCTTGGCGAAAAAGAGGCCGTTGCGAAAGACATCGACGAAAAGGAAATTCCGGAACTTGAATCGGAGCTGAAGAACAGGTTCAACGAATCCAATGCGGTTTTCAGGAAAAGCGAGCTGTGCAGGTCGAAGATTTCCGATCTGAAAAAAAAGTCGGAAAGGCTGGCGGGGCTTGAAGCGGTCTGCCCAACGTGTTACAGGGAACTTTCGGACGGGGACCGGAAAAGCGTCATAGGCGCAAACGAAAGCGAAAAAGCCTCGCTTGAAAAGGAGCTTGCCGCGCTCGCGGGAGAGCTTGAAAAAAGCGAGGGCCGCAAAAACAAGGCCGAGGAAAATGCGAGGGCCGCAATGAAAAGGCTTTCCCTGGAAAAAGACGGAATCCGGGAAACTAAAACCCTGCTTGCCGAAGCGCTTGAACTGGAAAAAAAGGAAGCTGACTCCAGGAGTATGGAGGAAAAGGCTTCAGAATTCCGAAAGCTTGTTTCCGGACAAAAATTTTCCCCCGAAGACCTGAAGGCCGCGAGAAAAAAGGCGGGCGACTGCGATTCCGCGCTTAAGGTGATAGGCAAGGGCATTGAAAGCAACCGCGAGCTCATGAAAACCATTGAAGCTGCAATCGAAAAGGCGGAAGCCACATTGCAGGTTGCGGAAAGCATGAAACAGGAAATAGTCTCGCTTGAAAATGCGTCGCGTGATTTGTCGGTTTTTGTCAACGCGCTTTCGTCGGCGCAGGCGGAATTGAGGCAGACAATGATTGAAAGCGTCAACGAGGCCCTCGCGGATATCTGGCCCAGGGTTTACCCTTACCGTGATTATGTCGGGGCAAGGCTTGAAATCGTGGATGGAAACTATGAACTGAAGGCAAGGCATTTTTCCGGCGCTTGGACAAGGATTGACGGCATACTTTCCGGGGGGGAGAGAAGCTCGGCCGCAATCTGCGTAAGAATAGCGTTCTCTCTTGTCCTCACGCAGAATCTCGGCATCATAATCCTTGACGAGCCCACGCACAACCTCGACTCAAGCGCGGTTGAGGCCCTTACAACAATGCTGAAAACGCATCTGCCCCGGCTTGTCGGGCAGGTTTTCATCATCACACATGACAAGGAAATGGAGAAAGCGGCTTCCTCATCGCTCTATCAGCTGGACCGCGAAAAAGACTGCGCTGAAGCCACAAAAATAATTTCAGCTGAAACGCAATAG
- a CDS encoding YggU family protein: MVENFVLKIRVVPNAEKFAVGDFDPWTGALKVWAAAPPDKGKANAEIVKELEKFFEAKATIVSGEKARTKEILIEKPKDFVLARLANFQK; encoded by the coding sequence ATGGTTGAAAATTTTGTTTTGAAAATAAGGGTTGTCCCGAACGCGGAAAAATTCGCGGTCGGGGACTTTGACCCCTGGACCGGCGCGCTCAAAGTTTGGGCTGCAGCCCCTCCTGACAAAGGAAAGGCAAACGCCGAAATCGTAAAAGAACTTGAAAAATTTTTTGAAGCAAAGGCAACAATTGTAAGCGGGGAAAAAGCCAGGACAAAAGAAATCCTCATCGAAAAACCGAAGGATTTTGTCCTCGCAAGGCTCGCGAACTTCCAAAAATAG
- a CDS encoding transglutaminase domain-containing protein yields the protein MQKTAFLLLAVFALLPALSAQEIGDFPTNIQGVNADVSISANGSVAGSLPQNGKVIVKLLTFSESGHQSINSIQEFVEINGNRVYPTYENDKYGNRFAVFELYETGGFSYSIKANIETQANISGLSDYDLGLPISRYPEFVQPTQHVESNDSAVRTIAFNDFNSNSWIETVKDIADWAHNYVTYDWAYYPETYSTLQVLESRRGVCDEFATLSAGMLRARNIPTRFAVGVSYSAAKWANHAWNEVFSPSAGWVQVDSTYGEVGLVDGTHITMGVFSDPSEAADRISFPETAKVSLGEKTIDVKVNSIKRFENVLGVEVPGLEMDTGEWTTLQAQVTNLLSTYNIVPLELVLPKDFETEKKSQTLSFKPNETKTVEWKLRTDTPLQENQYLEGEFKIFSTGSEITRSLKVFPGSGPEGQKLQVTQVIPIVKSGVLYLNISVANKGTADEPVSIAIPGLLESPQPETVPGLAEKTFSMRLPLPQTKRFEVSVAGNGLEYSKEIILQETIAPPPQEKPETPEQGGNSLQGGNSPGGIISVSSLPNLKGIVSDETLMLAGGIAVLIALGIVLKGLISKK from the coding sequence ATGCAAAAAACGGCCTTTTTACTGCTTGCGGTTTTTGCCCTGCTTCCTGCATTGTCTGCGCAGGAAATAGGCGATTTTCCGACTAACATTCAAGGCGTGAATGCCGACGTTTCAATCAGCGCAAACGGCTCTGTTGCCGGCAGCCTGCCGCAGAACGGAAAAGTCATAGTGAAACTGCTCACGTTCTCGGAATCCGGGCACCAGTCGATTAACAGCATACAGGAATTCGTGGAAATCAACGGCAACAGGGTTTACCCGACATATGAGAATGACAAGTACGGGAACAGGTTCGCGGTTTTCGAGCTTTACGAAACAGGCGGCTTTTCCTATTCGATTAAGGCGAACATTGAAACGCAGGCAAACATTTCCGGCCTCAGCGACTATGATTTGGGCCTGCCAATAAGCCGCTATCCGGAATTCGTTCAGCCGACGCAACACGTCGAATCGAACGACTCCGCCGTAAGGACAATCGCATTCAACGACTTCAACTCAAATTCGTGGATTGAAACAGTCAAGGACATAGCGGACTGGGCGCACAATTACGTTACCTACGACTGGGCCTACTATCCTGAAACCTATTCTACTTTGCAGGTCCTTGAATCAAGGCGCGGCGTGTGCGACGAGTTCGCAACCTTGTCGGCGGGGATGCTGCGCGCAAGAAACATTCCCACAAGGTTTGCGGTCGGCGTTTCCTATTCCGCCGCAAAATGGGCCAACCATGCGTGGAACGAGGTTTTCAGTCCAAGCGCGGGCTGGGTGCAGGTCGACTCGACTTACGGCGAAGTCGGCTTGGTCGACGGCACACACATAACAATGGGCGTTTTTTCCGATCCGAGCGAGGCGGCTGACAGAATCTCGTTCCCGGAAACCGCAAAGGTCAGTCTCGGGGAAAAAACCATCGACGTCAAGGTCAACAGCATAAAGCGGTTTGAAAACGTTCTCGGCGTCGAGGTTCCCGGCCTTGAAATGGACACCGGAGAATGGACAACATTGCAGGCACAGGTCACAAACCTGCTTTCAACCTATAACATCGTTCCATTGGAACTTGTCCTGCCAAAAGACTTTGAAACCGAAAAGAAAAGCCAGACCCTTTCATTCAAGCCGAATGAAACCAAAACAGTGGAATGGAAGCTGCGCACCGACACCCCGTTGCAGGAAAACCAGTACCTTGAAGGCGAATTCAAGATTTTTTCCACGGGCAGCGAAATAACGCGCAGCCTCAAGGTCTTTCCAGGCTCAGGCCCTGAAGGCCAGAAGCTCCAGGTAACACAGGTGATCCCGATCGTAAAATCCGGCGTCCTTTACCTGAACATTTCCGTTGCAAACAAGGGAACGGCGGACGAGCCGGTTTCAATCGCAATTCCGGGCCTGCTTGAATCGCCGCAACCCGAAACCGTTCCAGGCCTGGCAGAAAAAACGTTTTCCATGCGCCTGCCATTGCCGCAGACAAAGCGGTTCGAAGTTTCAGTTGCGGGAAACGGCCTTGAGTACTCAAAGGAGATAATTTTGCAGGAAACAATCGCGCCGCCCCCGCAGGAAAAGCCCGAAACGCCGGAGCAAGGCGGCAATAGCCTGCAGGGCGGGAACAGCCCGGGTGGCATAATAAGCGTTTCAAGCCTTCCGAACCTGAAAGGCATTGTTTCAGATGAAACGCTGATGCTTGCGGGCGGAATCGCGGTCCTAATAGCTTTGGGGATTGTTTTAAAAGGCTTGATTTCAAAAAAGTAA
- a CDS encoding ribonuclease P produces the protein MASKKLSVQKIALERIYRLFELAEKELEKPSGGRSKRYVQLALKIRDRNRARLPVELKARFCKKCKAFLMPGKNCTVRVSGKMVVVSCLGCGSIKKMGAKEKKAKVVERS, from the coding sequence ATGGCTTCGAAGAAATTGTCCGTGCAAAAAATCGCGTTGGAGCGCATTTACCGCCTGTTCGAGCTGGCGGAAAAGGAACTGGAAAAGCCTTCCGGCGGAAGGTCGAAAAGGTATGTGCAACTGGCATTGAAAATCCGGGACAGGAACAGGGCAAGGCTGCCGGTTGAATTGAAGGCAAGGTTCTGCAAAAAATGCAAGGCATTTCTGATGCCGGGAAAAAACTGCACTGTGCGGGTTTCAGGAAAAATGGTTGTTGTTTCATGCCTCGGCTGTGGTAGCATAAAAAAGATGGGCGCCAAGGAAAAGAAGGCAAAAGTGGTGGAACGGAGTTGA
- a CDS encoding DNA-directed RNA polymerase subunit K — MEKLTRFETARIIGARTLQLSLGAPPLVKPAKVLRMEDIAIEEFNRRVIPLAVLRKYPDGQIKKIEIN; from the coding sequence ATGGAAAAGCTTACACGGTTTGAAACCGCGAGAATAATCGGCGCTCGCACCCTTCAGCTTTCGCTCGGCGCACCGCCGCTCGTCAAGCCTGCAAAAGTGCTCAGGATGGAGGACATTGCGATTGAAGAGTTCAACCGCAGGGTAATTCCGCTGGCGGTTTTGAGAAAATACCCTGACGGCCAGATAAAAAAGATTGAAATCAACTGA
- a CDS encoding DNA double-strand break repair nuclease NurA, whose product MTINSVIDEAVSGIHAMDARRKIFSEKLLLLKDEDLAPLNDRELLEDRLILPVRNAQAFSKKVAGVDSGFADKRLFSFDLILVRAVAVCFAYDNGKLASAQYLPNYFSFPTPLLNNAALDNDEFQVSRSLQRLLEEVRLAKRAIAEFRPDYCFLDGSVIPQYVESRQDSQVKAFYHETLAEFQQLYSEAEKAGCQIVGCVEDSRGSQLRTILQKSVLPKVPVCNPALLDETYDSVLLDYLLKKGERSFAFNYSAHAKEHPILKDFDEKWAKQVHVFYLKPVDFDRPLRVEFLSNKKGPEFAGHVDEIAQAVRFLSGFHKEYAYPSVLIEADFRARLNNAEIETVYEKIVDKLSRHLKLRLRRNSRPF is encoded by the coding sequence ATGACAATCAATTCGGTTATCGACGAGGCCGTTTCCGGCATACATGCAATGGATGCAAGGCGGAAAATCTTTTCAGAAAAGCTGCTGCTTTTGAAGGATGAAGACCTTGCCCCGCTGAACGACAGGGAATTGCTCGAAGACAGGCTCATCCTTCCGGTGCGCAATGCGCAGGCGTTTTCGAAAAAGGTTGCGGGCGTGGATTCGGGGTTTGCGGACAAGCGCCTGTTCTCGTTCGACCTGATTCTTGTGCGCGCGGTCGCGGTCTGCTTTGCATATGACAACGGAAAGCTCGCTTCCGCGCAATATTTGCCAAATTATTTTTCTTTTCCGACGCCGTTGCTGAACAATGCCGCGCTGGACAACGACGAGTTCCAGGTCAGCAGGTCGTTGCAGAGGCTGCTCGAGGAAGTGAGGCTTGCGAAAAGGGCGATTGCGGAATTCAGGCCGGACTATTGTTTTCTGGATGGCAGCGTGATTCCGCAGTACGTCGAGTCTCGGCAGGACTCGCAGGTGAAGGCATTTTACCATGAAACCCTGGCGGAGTTCCAGCAGTTGTATTCCGAAGCAGAGAAAGCGGGCTGCCAGATTGTCGGCTGCGTCGAGGACAGCCGCGGCAGCCAGCTGCGCACAATCCTGCAGAAAAGCGTCCTGCCGAAAGTGCCGGTGTGCAATCCCGCTCTGCTGGATGAAACATATGATTCCGTGCTATTGGATTACCTTTTGAAAAAAGGCGAGCGGAGCTTTGCATTCAATTATTCGGCGCACGCAAAAGAGCACCCCATCCTGAAGGATTTCGACGAGAAGTGGGCGAAGCAGGTGCACGTTTTTTACCTGAAGCCTGTTGACTTCGACAGGCCGCTGAGAGTGGAGTTCTTGTCGAACAAAAAAGGGCCTGAATTCGCAGGGCACGTTGATGAGATTGCGCAGGCCGTGCGCTTCCTCTCCGGCTTCCACAAGGAATACGCTTATCCAAGCGTCCTGATAGAAGCCGATTTCAGGGCGCGCCTGAACAACGCTGAAATCGAAACCGTTTACGAAAAAATCGTGGACAAGCTCAGCAGGCACTTGAAACTCAGGCTGAGAAGGAACAGCAGGCCATTTTGA
- a CDS encoding 30S ribosomal protein S17e: MGKAVPKALKFKAKVLLNEYPALFGADFEKNKLAIDGLDFGLPQVSRNTIAGFITRGLARKSKEEKKLAAAKAVAA, translated from the coding sequence ATGGGAAAAGCTGTTCCAAAGGCACTCAAATTCAAGGCAAAGGTATTGCTCAACGAGTATCCTGCCCTCTTCGGCGCCGATTTTGAGAAAAACAAGCTGGCAATCGACGGCCTTGATTTCGGGCTTCCGCAGGTCAGCAGGAACACGATTGCGGGCTTCATAACAAGGGGCCTTGCAAGAAAATCAAAGGAAGAGAAAAAGCTTGCGGCGGCCAAGGCAGTTGCGGCCTGA